From the genome of Candidatus Bathyarchaeota archaeon, one region includes:
- a CDS encoding 3-hydroxyacyl-CoA dehydrogenase family protein — MGLGTVACVGAGLIGHSWATLFSWKGYKVKLYDLDGKILDSAVKRIKSNLEFMAERGLIKPELCRESLGRIKVARDLEEAIDGAEYIQESVYESYNVKKKVFKEMDKAAPADAILASSTSTLRMTIIQKATERPGRCIVAHPWNPPHLMPLVEIIPGRQTEPETVEATRTLMSKLGKVTVVQRREVPGTIGNRLAAALWREAIDLVYRGVADLEDVDRAVSAGPGLRWAILGPHLSYHLGGGSGGIEYYLKHLGPAMASRWRTLAKWTEIPPKAERKIIQGIKGMKLLRERGVEEVARWRDEKLIELLKILY, encoded by the coding sequence ATGGGTCTTGGAACTGTTGCATGTGTAGGGGCTGGGTTGATAGGGCACAGTTGGGCCACGCTCTTCTCGTGGAAGGGATACAAGGTTAAACTATACGATTTGGATGGGAAAATCCTAGACTCAGCTGTTAAGAGAATAAAAAGTAATCTTGAATTCATGGCTGAGAGGGGGCTCATAAAACCTGAATTATGTAGAGAATCCTTGGGGAGAATCAAGGTTGCTCGAGATCTTGAGGAGGCTATAGATGGGGCTGAGTATATACAAGAGTCTGTCTATGAAAGTTATAATGTTAAGAAGAAAGTTTTTAAGGAGATGGATAAGGCTGCGCCTGCCGATGCGATTCTAGCCAGCAGCACCTCAACCTTGAGGATGACTATCATACAGAAGGCGACTGAGAGGCCTGGCAGGTGTATTGTCGCTCATCCGTGGAATCCACCCCACCTCATGCCCCTAGTAGAGATCATACCTGGAAGACAGACTGAACCTGAAACAGTCGAGGCTACAAGAACCTTGATGTCCAAGCTGGGTAAGGTTACTGTCGTCCAGAGGAGGGAGGTTCCTGGAACTATAGGGAACCGTTTAGCTGCCGCTTTATGGAGGGAGGCGATAGACCTGGTGTACAGGGGTGTCGCTGACCTCGAGGATGTTGATAGGGCTGTATCGGCAGGTCCAGGTTTGAGGTGGGCTATATTGGGGCCGCATCTAAGCTACCATCTCGGAGGTGGGAGTGGTGGGATAGAGTATTACCTTAAACATTTGGGTCCAGCAATGGCCTCCAGATGGAGGACATTGGCCAAGTGGACGGAGATCCCTCCGAAAGCTGAGAGGAAGATAATTCAGGGCATAAAGGGTATGAAGCTGCTGCGGGAGAGGGGGGTTGAGGAGGTTGCTAGGTGGAGGGATGAGAAGCTGATAGAACTCCTGAAGATCCTGTATTGA
- a CDS encoding acetoin utilization protein AcuC gives MSGSTAMVIGTQLLTYDLGPTHPLRPERLKISWAMMDSYGLKSRFEVLHPRMATSDELLLFHSRKYVEKVSEYSRLGYGLLDSGDTPAFKGCYEATSWIAGSSLFAAEAIMEGCVHHAFNLSGGLHHAYPDRAAGFCIFNDPALCICMLKMRYGCTRIAYIDVDAHHGDGVMYSFYSDPSVLNIDFHENGRYLYPGSGFPHETGDGEGEGLKINISLPPGTGDQLYIHAFERVVPPAIEHYRPEIILLQSGADSHTGDPLAHLSITARTYSYIATSIHRLAHQYCGGRILVFGGGGYNLGNVARCWTTVLSILTESPIEDSTPPDWREYYKNLTGEDAPERINEPPAETPEKLKVELDEVLKILEERTCIGN, from the coding sequence TTGAGCGGCAGCACAGCAATGGTTATTGGCACACAACTTTTAACATATGATCTTGGACCCACACATCCGCTCAGGCCTGAGCGTTTAAAGATATCTTGGGCCATGATGGACTCTTACGGTTTGAAGTCGAGATTCGAGGTTTTGCATCCGAGAATGGCTACATCAGATGAGTTGCTGCTGTTCCACTCGAGGAAATATGTTGAGAAGGTTAGTGAGTACAGTAGACTCGGATACGGCCTTCTAGATTCAGGTGACACCCCTGCCTTCAAGGGATGTTATGAAGCAACGAGCTGGATCGCAGGCAGCTCCCTATTTGCTGCTGAGGCGATAATGGAGGGGTGTGTCCATCACGCATTCAACTTGAGCGGGGGCCTCCACCATGCATACCCCGATAGGGCCGCCGGATTCTGCATATTCAACGATCCAGCCCTATGCATATGCATGTTGAAGATGAGATACGGCTGCACCAGAATCGCCTACATAGACGTAGACGCCCACCATGGGGACGGTGTCATGTACAGTTTCTATTCAGACCCATCAGTCTTGAACATAGACTTCCATGAGAATGGACGGTACCTCTATCCAGGCTCAGGGTTTCCCCATGAGACCGGAGACGGTGAGGGTGAAGGACTCAAAATAAATATTTCACTCCCACCTGGAACCGGTGACCAACTGTACATCCATGCCTTTGAGAGGGTTGTTCCACCTGCAATTGAACATTACAGACCGGAGATAATTCTTTTACAGTCTGGAGCCGACTCACATACCGGCGACCCTCTAGCCCACCTATCCATAACAGCCAGAACATATAGCTACATAGCCACAAGTATCCATAGACTGGCCCACCAATATTGTGGTGGAAGAATCCTCGTATTCGGTGGAGGAGGCTACAACCTTGGGAATGTGGCGAGATGCTGGACGACAGTACTCAGCATCTTGACTGAGTCGCCCATCGAAGATTCAACACCACCAGATTGGCGTGAATATTACAAGAACCTCACAGGGGAGGATGCTCCAGAAAGAATCAATGAACCTCCCGCAGAGACCCCAGAGAAACTTAAGGTTGAACTAGATGAGGTTCTCAAAATACTTGAGGAGAGGACATGCATAGGCAACTGA
- a CDS encoding Hsp20/alpha crystallin family protein, with product MVRKGRWLFDYFDEIEREIEEAFEEIFYGRPMWDSSTGRLEPLTEVTETLDKIVVTMDLPLVRKENIHLTIEEDYLKLEAPLERTIRFERWGIIPRHCEFKSFYKIVELPAKVNPEEAKARFKNGVLSVELPKIVRGHKIPVE from the coding sequence ATGGTGAGGAAGGGTAGGTGGCTCTTCGACTATTTCGATGAGATTGAGAGGGAGATAGAGGAGGCTTTCGAGGAGATCTTCTATGGGAGGCCGATGTGGGATTCCTCGACTGGGAGGCTTGAACCTCTTACAGAGGTGACTGAGACATTGGATAAGATAGTTGTAACGATGGATCTACCCCTCGTTCGGAAGGAGAATATACATCTAACCATTGAGGAGGACTATTTGAAACTTGAGGCTCCGCTTGAGAGGACCATAAGGTTTGAACGTTGGGGTATAATCCCGAGGCACTGCGAGTTCAAATCATTCTATAAGATCGTTGAGTTACCCGCCAAGGTTAATCCAGAGGAGGCTAAAGCCAGATTCAAGAATGGAGTTCTATCTGTTGAGTTGCCTAAGATAGTTAGGGGCCACAAGATTCCTGTCGAGTAA
- a CDS encoding proteasome assembly chaperone family protein translates to MSEEMQIIEVKPLSSIKYLIVGMPDTGLTGMIAVSHIIRSMNLPEIGHVESDILPPVMVIHQGNPKVPIRIFGDEKLVALTSETPVNIAAIAPLSRSLVRWAISKKVDILFSVSGVATQNRLELETPQVFGISTSKRGLDMLKSAGISMLEEGFMVGPHALILRECLTKGLTNIVLLAQSHYQYPDPGAAASAVNALNSLLGLKVDVGQLLEEAEEIRVKTRELMQRTARSLQRMSKTQEQELPAMYV, encoded by the coding sequence ATGTCTGAAGAAATGCAGATAATTGAGGTTAAACCTCTATCTTCCATAAAGTATCTTATTGTGGGTATGCCCGACACCGGCCTGACGGGGATGATAGCCGTAAGCCACATAATCAGGTCTATGAATCTACCTGAGATAGGCCACGTAGAATCAGACATATTACCGCCTGTCATGGTCATCCATCAAGGCAACCCGAAGGTTCCTATAAGAATATTCGGGGATGAGAAGTTGGTTGCATTGACTTCTGAAACTCCTGTAAACATAGCTGCGATAGCACCCCTATCGAGAAGCTTGGTCAGATGGGCGATATCCAAGAAGGTTGACATTTTATTCTCGGTGAGTGGGGTTGCAACCCAGAACAGACTTGAGTTGGAGACCCCCCAAGTCTTCGGAATATCAACTTCAAAGAGGGGTCTAGATATGCTCAAGTCTGCGGGAATATCTATGCTCGAGGAGGGCTTCATGGTGGGCCCCCACGCCCTCATATTGAGAGAATGTTTAACGAAAGGCTTGACCAACATAGTTCTACTCGCCCAGTCACATTACCAGTATCCAGATCCTGGAGCTGCAGCCTCAGCAGTAAACGCCCTGAACAGTCTATTAGGTTTGAAGGTTGATGTTGGCCAGCTGCTCGAGGAGGCTGAAGAGATAAGGGTGAAGACGAGGGAGCTGATGCAGAGGACCGCTAGATCATTGCAGAGAATGTCTAAAACCCAAGAGCAGGAGCTGCCTGCAATGTATGTTTGA
- a CDS encoding metal ABC transporter permease translates to MPDPLTMIFTHPFLQRALIALALTSMISATSGTFTVLRGLSFMPSAVAHAALGGAALAIYLQYSGLVPFLNPTYGAILFSLIVAVVTGYAGERGVTSRMEVAVGVTFAMAMSIAVFFMYYIPAESTPQIWGYLIGDIYLLTVSDLILLSLASSTITILTIIFLKEFTYLSFDMEGLSAHGLDARLYHYLLVTVSSLAIAVATKAVGAILVYAIMVAPAAAAGEWGKTVTSVSLWAFTIALTTQFAGLVSSLLWNTSPSAVAGMLVSLIYIGTILKIRKV, encoded by the coding sequence ATGCCTGATCCTCTAACCATGATCTTTACACATCCATTCCTGCAGAGAGCCCTCATAGCATTGGCTCTAACATCTATGATATCTGCCACATCAGGAACGTTCACTGTTCTACGTGGCCTGTCATTCATGCCATCAGCTGTGGCCCACGCCGCACTAGGCGGTGCAGCTCTCGCCATCTACCTTCAATATTCAGGTCTCGTCCCTTTCTTGAACCCTACCTATGGGGCTATACTATTCAGCCTGATTGTGGCTGTGGTTACAGGATACGCCGGTGAGAGGGGTGTTACAAGCAGGATGGAGGTTGCTGTGGGTGTTACATTCGCAATGGCCATGAGCATAGCTGTATTCTTCATGTATTACATACCAGCTGAATCTACACCCCAAATCTGGGGCTACCTCATCGGAGACATTTACCTTTTGACGGTCAGCGACCTCATCCTCCTCTCTCTAGCCTCTTCGACTATAACTATTCTTACAATCATCTTCCTCAAAGAATTCACCTACCTATCATTCGACATGGAGGGTTTATCTGCTCACGGCCTCGATGCTAGACTATACCATTACCTCCTGGTAACTGTCTCATCTCTTGCCATCGCTGTTGCAACAAAGGCTGTCGGCGCAATACTAGTTTATGCGATCATGGTTGCACCGGCTGCTGCGGCTGGTGAGTGGGGTAAGACAGTTACATCAGTCTCATTATGGGCCTTCACCATAGCCTTGACGACGCAGTTCGCAGGTCTAGTCTCCTCACTCTTATGGAACACATCCCCAAGCGCAGTTGCAGGTATGTTGGTGTCTCTGATCTATATTGGAACAATACTTAAGATACGAAAAGTCTAA
- a CDS encoding metal ABC transporter ATP-binding protein translates to METIVDVKNLYVKYSTGTVALEDVSFTLEHPTFTAVIGPNGSGKTTLLRTILGLVKPTKGSVKVMGIDPSSQSFQIRRLAAYIPQRKSIDYNIPIKVKDVVLMGRLAKKAVPRIASRRDLDAAKKSLRLLGLEDCWDRPFPELSGGQQQRVLVARALASEARLMLLDEPLSGADVESQYVILDLLKDLRENSDVDILMVTHDLNPCHPYIDNAILLNRRLYGYGEPCNLMRLDILSKVYGPNVRLITHEGHIYAVIGDIHA, encoded by the coding sequence ATGGAAACAATAGTAGACGTTAAGAATCTTTACGTGAAATATTCGACGGGAACAGTTGCTCTTGAGGATGTAAGCTTCACTCTGGAACATCCAACATTCACAGCGGTGATTGGGCCGAACGGTTCAGGCAAGACAACACTCCTCAGAACGATACTTGGCCTAGTCAAGCCGACTAAAGGCTCCGTAAAGGTGATGGGCATAGATCCTTCAAGTCAATCATTCCAGATCAGGAGGCTTGCAGCCTACATACCGCAGAGGAAGTCAATAGACTACAACATTCCAATCAAGGTCAAAGATGTTGTTTTGATGGGTAGGTTGGCTAAGAAGGCTGTGCCTAGAATAGCAAGTCGAAGGGATCTTGATGCCGCTAAAAAGTCCTTGCGTCTTTTAGGCTTAGAAGACTGTTGGGATAGGCCTTTCCCAGAACTTTCTGGAGGTCAGCAGCAGAGGGTTCTAGTTGCTAGAGCGCTGGCTTCAGAGGCTAGGCTGATGCTTCTAGATGAGCCTCTCTCAGGCGCCGATGTTGAGAGCCAATATGTGATATTGGACCTTCTCAAGGATTTGAGAGAGAATAGTGACGTCGATATTTTGATGGTCACTCATGATTTGAATCCTTGCCACCCGTACATAGACAACGCCATCCTACTCAATAGGAGACTATACGGGTATGGGGAGCCTTGCAACCTGATGAGGCTGGATATACTCTCAAAAGTTTATGGTCCGAATGTTAGACTCATCACCCATGAAGGCCACATATACGCTGTAATAGGTGACATCCATGCCTGA
- a CDS encoding zinc ABC transporter substrate-binding protein, with translation MIILRVAIILLAFTPIILIEGVEAHDVKVAVTIEPLASIVEAIGGEEVSVQTLLPEGVEPHTFQVTPEILAKATLADLIVQTGHFPFEEQLIKATGKPSVGLREFIDFGLNLSRMPTNEHEEHSGGYNLHGYWLKPDNAQAIAKAAASTLAKIDPVNAQKYQKNLEVFQENISKVKNYIKLLNSGEGSGRLKVVVTHPSEVYLAETLGMNVFGILSRGENIFISGGELANLEEKLRSREVSLIVSSELSSQMKIGEFAEQLAKDTDTPIIYFRVMTFRGFDYSTLMMFNAGVASNIMVKTKSDVQSTQLLYPIALAILASLALAEAALIVRIRGWKQ, from the coding sequence ATGATAATTCTGAGAGTCGCCATAATCCTGCTGGCGTTCACACCAATAATTCTTATAGAAGGGGTTGAAGCCCACGATGTCAAAGTGGCAGTTACAATAGAGCCTCTTGCAAGCATCGTCGAAGCTATTGGTGGAGAAGAAGTCTCGGTCCAGACGCTTCTACCTGAAGGGGTTGAACCACACACATTTCAAGTTACACCTGAGATACTGGCCAAAGCAACCCTCGCAGATCTGATAGTGCAAACAGGCCACTTCCCCTTCGAAGAGCAGCTGATTAAAGCTACGGGTAAACCTTCTGTGGGCCTCAGAGAGTTCATAGACTTCGGCCTCAACCTCTCAAGGATGCCAACAAACGAGCATGAAGAACATTCTGGTGGATATAACCTCCACGGTTACTGGCTGAAACCAGACAACGCCCAAGCAATAGCCAAAGCTGCAGCCTCAACCCTTGCGAAAATCGATCCAGTAAACGCCCAGAAATACCAGAAGAATCTCGAAGTCTTCCAAGAGAATATCAGTAAAGTCAAGAACTATATCAAACTATTAAATAGCGGTGAAGGATCAGGTAGACTCAAGGTTGTGGTGACCCATCCATCAGAAGTTTACTTGGCGGAGACCTTAGGGATGAATGTTTTCGGAATTCTCAGCCGCGGCGAGAACATATTCATAAGCGGTGGGGAACTCGCCAACCTTGAGGAGAAGCTGAGGAGTAGGGAAGTAAGCCTTATAGTCTCCTCAGAATTGTCTAGTCAGATGAAGATTGGAGAGTTTGCTGAGCAACTGGCAAAGGATACAGATACACCCATAATATACTTCAGGGTCATGACTTTCAGGGGATTCGATTATTCGACGTTGATGATGTTCAACGCCGGCGTAGCTTCAAACATCATGGTGAAAACAAAAAGCGATGTTCAATCCACACAATTGCTGTACCCGATTGCCTTAGCTATCTTGGCATCATTGGCCCTGGCTGAGGCGGCTCTTATAGTGAGGATTAGAGGATGGAAACAATAG
- a CDS encoding CopG family ribbon-helix-helix protein, with product MAIISISINEKMLEEIDKAQKDLGFSGRSEAIRAGIRMLLEDAKEKDLLSGRVRGVLLLTHEHEVEDFVTKVKHNYLDIIYTQIHNRFKENRCLELFILDGEAERIRELTKEFQRNEAIDHVKLILT from the coding sequence ATGGCAATAATAAGCATATCAATAAATGAGAAGATGCTGGAGGAGATAGATAAGGCTCAGAAGGACCTTGGATTCTCAGGAAGGTCAGAGGCTATTAGGGCTGGCATAAGAATGTTGCTTGAAGATGCGAAGGAGAAAGATCTCTTGTCCGGCAGGGTTAGGGGCGTGCTTCTACTCACACATGAACATGAGGTTGAAGACTTTGTGACGAAGGTCAAACATAACTATCTGGATATAATATATACGCAAATCCATAATAGGTTCAAGGAAAATAGATGTTTGGAGTTATTCATTCTGGATGGAGAGGCTGAGAGGATTAGGGAGTTAACAAAGGAATTCCAGAGGAACGAGGCCATAGATCATGTCAAACTCATTTTAACATAG
- a CDS encoding TATA-box-binding protein, with protein MALDQIINQDLKSEITECEVEIENVVASGILEQPLDLDLIYKTIPGSRYNPQRFPGLYLNLKNPKSFILIFNSGKIISMGTRSVRQAKKSIMTAIKELKSTGVVILKEPKIEIENMVACADLKEKVDLEDSAMTLERTIYEPENFPGLIHIMKEPKVTLLLFTSGKMVCAGARSEEQIFQAVRKIKTTLKQKGLIKPKIMKLNEHKWAGRQDAETEYNVLKGPLPCIAATPT; from the coding sequence ATGGCCTTAGATCAAATAATCAACCAAGACCTGAAGAGTGAGATCACAGAATGTGAAGTTGAGATAGAGAATGTTGTAGCCTCAGGGATACTTGAGCAACCTCTCGACCTTGACCTCATATATAAGACCATTCCAGGTTCAAGATACAATCCACAAAGATTTCCTGGACTATACTTGAACCTTAAGAACCCTAAGAGTTTCATACTCATATTCAACTCGGGAAAGATAATATCTATGGGAACAAGATCAGTAAGGCAGGCTAAGAAATCGATCATGACAGCGATTAAGGAACTTAAATCTACAGGCGTAGTCATCTTGAAGGAGCCGAAGATCGAGATAGAGAACATGGTCGCATGTGCAGACCTTAAGGAAAAAGTAGACCTTGAAGATTCAGCGATGACGCTAGAGAGGACAATATATGAACCCGAGAATTTCCCCGGTCTGATCCACATAATGAAAGAACCAAAAGTAACCCTCCTCCTATTCACCAGTGGCAAGATGGTCTGTGCAGGGGCAAGAAGTGAAGAGCAAATATTCCAAGCTGTCAGAAAGATCAAGACGACATTAAAGCAGAAGGGGCTCATCAAGCCAAAAATCATGAAACTCAATGAGCATAAGTGGGCTGGAAGACAAGATGCGGAGACGGAGTACAACGTATTGAAAGGACCTCTACCATGTATTGCGGCGACACCCACCTAA
- a CDS encoding zinc-binding dehydrogenase has product MKAIICKGPETIVVGEISEPKAAAHEEIVEPLYGSICGSDIAICGFHGKKYPGIDPSPDNPVVLGHEWSGIYDGRLVSAGCTLGCHGQAIYPPCPSCTVGREDQCYNRKRVGFEVQGAFSQRLAFPTSLLFNVPEGLNAKVASQTEPLSVAVNAVKYLGQVDGGNTVLVWGAGPIGLYVMQYAKVMGSNRIFVVDIADYRLRMAERLGAYRTFNPRKEDPVTLIKEETEGAGVDVAFECTGYAPAFNRVIEASRRMGTVVIVSIYGESLIIEHPFREMIDKGLTIKNARLGPLDSVRLALKSLADGSVKPVITHEFGMDEAERAFTVAANPDHYESIKVVIRLG; this is encoded by the coding sequence TTGAAGGCTATAATATGTAAAGGCCCAGAGACTATAGTTGTGGGGGAGATATCTGAGCCGAAAGCGGCTGCTCACGAAGAAATCGTTGAACCACTATATGGAAGCATATGTGGCTCAGACATAGCAATATGTGGGTTCCACGGGAAGAAATATCCTGGTATCGATCCTTCGCCTGATAATCCAGTTGTTTTGGGTCATGAATGGTCAGGGATCTATGACGGTAGGCTTGTCAGCGCCGGATGCACTCTGGGCTGCCACGGCCAGGCTATATATCCTCCATGTCCAAGCTGCACTGTAGGCCGTGAAGACCAGTGCTACAATAGGAAAAGAGTAGGGTTTGAGGTTCAAGGCGCCTTCTCCCAGAGGCTGGCTTTCCCCACCAGTCTACTCTTCAATGTTCCTGAAGGTTTGAATGCGAAGGTGGCCTCTCAGACAGAACCTTTGAGTGTTGCTGTGAATGCTGTTAAGTATCTGGGTCAGGTTGACGGTGGGAATACGGTGCTGGTATGGGGTGCTGGACCTATAGGCTTGTATGTGATGCAGTATGCCAAGGTTATGGGCTCAAATCGAATATTCGTTGTGGATATTGCAGATTATAGGTTGAGGATGGCTGAGAGGCTTGGGGCATACAGAACATTCAATCCTCGAAAAGAAGATCCTGTGACTCTGATAAAGGAGGAGACTGAAGGCGCCGGTGTGGATGTAGCCTTTGAATGCACAGGTTACGCGCCTGCATTCAATAGGGTTATCGAGGCCTCCAGAAGAATGGGCACAGTGGTTATTGTGAGCATTTACGGTGAGAGTCTTATTATAGAGCATCCATTTAGGGAGATGATTGATAAAGGTTTGACTATAAAGAATGCCAGGCTGGGTCCACTGGATTCTGTGAGGCTCGCTTTGAAGAGTTTAGCTGACGGTTCTGTGAAACCGGTTATAACCCATGAATTCGGTATGGATGAGGCTGAGAGGGCTTTTACGGTGGCGGCTAATCCTGATCATTATGAATCTATTAAGGTAGTTATCAGACTTGGCTGA
- a CDS encoding glycosyltransferase family 4 protein, whose translation MNIHIVNTFYPPWRGGAETYTRNLAVNLQMMGHRVSVTAAHPPLKPGDYVQEGVAVRRLRSIGMFYGVPIVPELPRHLMGVETDIIHVNFPNPYTASSGAFMSKLRKMPAVLTWHNDLPPVTKLAGILVKMHDNMFSSHYLNIYDAIITTSNVYFEGSKILKKYWRKVRVVENGVDCERFKPGVEVGDLKMRLGLTKSKVALFVGALTKWHRYKGLEDLLAALKILNREDVKLIVVGDGDLRSEYQNMSERLGLSGRVLFVGNLPDNVLPRYYAASDFLVLPSRDRSEGFGLTILEANASGIPAVASNIGGIPGILTDRVNGLLVQPRDPQALADALQVIVEDDDLRVRMGLMGRKIALSHDWSRVAFETFKVYCEVLQNRSLMKS comes from the coding sequence ATGAATATTCATATAGTAAACACTTTCTATCCACCTTGGAGGGGTGGCGCCGAGACATACACTAGAAATCTCGCTGTGAACCTTCAAATGATGGGACATAGAGTCTCAGTCACAGCTGCCCATCCTCCCCTGAAGCCCGGAGATTATGTGCAGGAAGGTGTGGCGGTGAGAAGGTTAAGGTCGATCGGGATGTTCTATGGAGTTCCAATAGTTCCTGAACTTCCTAGACACTTGATGGGGGTCGAAACTGATATCATCCACGTAAATTTTCCAAACCCATACACAGCCTCTTCGGGAGCATTCATGTCAAAACTCAGGAAGATGCCTGCAGTCTTGACTTGGCATAACGATCTTCCGCCAGTAACCAAGCTAGCTGGGATACTTGTTAAGATGCATGACAACATGTTTTCAAGCCATTACCTGAACATTTACGATGCCATCATAACAACTTCCAACGTTTATTTTGAAGGTTCGAAGATCTTGAAGAAGTATTGGAGGAAGGTTAGGGTTGTTGAGAATGGTGTCGACTGTGAAAGGTTCAAGCCTGGAGTTGAAGTTGGAGACTTGAAGATGCGCCTCGGTCTCACAAAGTCTAAGGTAGCTCTATTTGTGGGAGCCTTAACTAAGTGGCATAGGTATAAGGGTCTAGAAGATCTTTTGGCTGCTCTTAAGATCCTGAATAGGGAGGATGTGAAATTGATTGTTGTGGGTGATGGAGATCTTAGATCTGAATATCAAAATATGTCTGAGCGGCTAGGATTATCTGGCAGAGTACTTTTTGTTGGGAATTTACCTGATAACGTCCTACCGAGATACTACGCAGCCTCAGATTTCCTTGTTCTACCCAGCAGGGACAGGTCTGAAGGTTTCGGTCTTACAATCCTTGAGGCTAATGCCTCTGGAATACCTGCGGTAGCCTCAAATATTGGCGGGATACCTGGAATATTGACTGATAGAGTTAATGGTTTGCTCGTTCAGCCGAGAGACCCTCAAGCGTTGGCTGACGCTTTACAGGTTATCGTTGAGGATGATGATTTAAGGGTCAGGATGGGTTTGATGGGTAGGAAGATAGCGCTATCACATGACTGGAGCAGGGTTGCCTTTGAAACCTTTAAGGTTTACTGTGAAGTCCTCCAAAATAGAAGTTTAATGAAATCTTAA